In the Rhodohalobacter sp. SW132 genome, CTAAGAAATCCTGGATAGCACGAAACGAAAAAAGAAAACGTACTGTGGAAAAGTACGCTGAAAAGCGTCGCGAGCTCAAAGAAGCAGGCGACTACGAAGCTCTGCAAAAACTTCCGCGAGACGCAAGCCCTACCCGTGTTCGGAACAGGTGCAATCTCACCGGAAGATCTCGTGGATATATCCGTGAGTATGGTGTGTCGCGTATCAAGTTTCGCGAGCTCGCACTAAATGGTAAAATACCAGGCATCCGTAAAGCAAGTTGGTAACACAGGAGAATTAAATTATGCAATCTGACCCAGTATCTGATTATTTAACCCGTTTAAGAAATGCACAGCAGGCCGGCCACAGACGTGTGGATGTTCCAGCGTCTAAGCTAAAGCGTGCAATGACTAAAATTCTTGTTGATAAAGGCTACGTAAATAAATACATCGACATTACAGATAATAAACAAGGCGTGCTTCGGCTTTTCCTTAAGTATGATGCGTATGGCCAGCCTGTGATTAAGAAACTGATTCGGGTATCAAAACCCGGTTTGAGGAAATATGTAAGTGCTGACGATATTCCACAATCTTATAACGGTCTTGGAATTGTAATTCTGTCAACCTCCAATGGTGTTATGACAGATAAAGAAGCACGTAAATTGAAAATTGGCGGAGAAATTCTCTGCTCGATTTACTAAAAATTTAGGATACGAACGTTATGTCAAGAATAGGTAAACAACCGGTTGCGTTGGCCAGCAATATCGAATTTACGATTGGTGCTGACAACACAATTACCGTGAAAGGTGAGAAAGGAACGGGAACGATTCGAATTCATCCTGATATCACGGTTGAAAAAACCGAGAATGAAATTATTGTAAAACGCCCAAGTGATTCCAAAGAACACAAATCACTGCATGGTTTGTACCGTTCACTTATCAACAATATGGTTGAAGGTGTGGCAAACGGGTACAAAAAAACACTCGAAATTATTGGTGTTGGTTACCGTGCATCGTTTACAAATGGTGTTCTTGAATTAAACCTTGGATTTTCACACCCGATCTATTTTGTTCCACCCGAAGGAATTGATATTGAAGTGGATACAAAAACGAAAAAAAATCCAATGCTTATTATCTCCGGAGTGAACAAAGAGATGGTAGGCCAGGTTGCAGCAAAGATCAGATCGATGAGAAAGCCGGAGCCTTATAAAGGAAAAGGTATTCGATACACTGATGAGTACGTACGAAGAAAAGCTGGTAAGTCAGCCACGAAATAAATTAGGATAGTGAAATGAAGAAAAACCGCATAAAAACAGAACGCAGAAACAAGATCCGCAGAAGAATCCGTTCTACTATAACCGGAACTGCGGAGCGTCCGAGACTGGCTGTCTTCAAAAGCAGTAAACATATTTATCTTCAGCTGATTAATGATCGTGAAAACGTAACGATTACTTCAGTTTCTTCAACAACTGCAGACCTTCGGAGCGAACTTGCAGATAAATCCAAAGTGGAAGCTGCACATTTAATCGGACAGGAAATCGCAAAAGCAGCCATCGACATGGGAATCAAAAAAGTTGTTTTCGATCGCGGCGGTTACAAATATCACGGGGTTGTGAAATCTGCTGCTGATGGAGCACGCGAAGGCGGATTGGACCTCTAAAAAAATTATATCTCAATTATGCCAAAAATACGTAGAAAACATAATATTCCAGCCGGTAATCTCAATCTTGAAGAGAAACTGGTTCATATTAACAGGGTATCCAAAGTTGTAAAAGGTGGACGCCGATTCAGTTTCAACGCCATTGTTGTGGTTGGAAATGGAGACGGAGTTGTAGGTCATGGACTTGGAAAAGCAAATGAAGTGGCAGATGCCATTCAAAAAGGATTCGACAACGCTAAAAAGAATCTGATCAAAGTCTCGATGACTAAAACAGGTTCTATTCACCATCCAATTGTTGGAAAAGCCGGTGCGGGTAAAGTCTTACTGCGGCCTGCTTCAGAAGGTACTGGTGTAATTGCCGGCGGTGCAGTAAAAGCACTTCTCGATGTTGCTGGTGTTCAAAATATTTTATCAAAATCTCTGCGCTCCTCAAATCCTCACAACATGGTGAAAGCCGCTTTTGAAGCTTTGAGAAATGCATCCGACCCGGTTGAAGTTGCTCAGAGAAGAGGAGTTAGTGTAAGTAAGGTATTTAAAGGATAATTAAGGTTTTAACGGATCATTGTTATGAAACTACACAATTTAAAAGCACCCGCTTCTCACAAAAAACGCAAACGCGTTGGTAGAGGTCAGGGCTCTGGTACCGGAGAGCAGTCTGGTAGAGGGCATAACGGCCAGAAGTCAAGAAGCGGAAGCAAGGTGAAGGCATGGTTTGAAGGCGGGCAGATGCCGCTTCAAAGAAGAATACCAAAATTTGGTTTTACAAATCCATTCAGAACTGAGTACCAGGCTTTAAATGTTCAGAGAATATCTGAGTTTATTGAGGCCGGTAAACTTGGTGAAACGATCACAATATCTGATCTGGTAGATGCCGGATTAGCAGATGACAAACAACGAATAAAACTGCTGGGTTCAGGTGAGATTGATTCAAAAATCTCCATCGAAGTACATGCCTGTAGTGGATCTGCCCGTGAAAAGGTTGAATCCGCCGGCGGCAGTGTTAATGTCATTGAATAAATCTTTCACCATCTCAGCTTAACCATCACGAATGAGTACCTTAGATAGCTTTAGAAACATCTTTAAGATTGAGGATCTCCGGAACCGCATACTATATGTGGTTGGAGTTCTTATGGTTTATCGGATTGGCAGTTATGTAACCATGCCAGGTGTAGACGCCAGTGAACTTACCATGCAGCAGGGAGATGCTTCCAGCCTGATGGGTCTTTTTGACTTATTTGTAGGTGGTGCATTTTCAAGAGCCGGTGTGTTTGCTCTGGGTATTATGCCCTATATTACCGCTGCTATTATCATTCAGCTGATGGGTGCTGCTGTACCATATTTCCAAAAACTTCAGCGTGAAGGGGAAGAGGGCCGGCGAAAAATTAACCGTTTGACCCGTTACGGTACGGTTGGTATTACTGCTGTCCAGGCCATTGGGTTTGGAATTAACCTGATTGCAACATCACCAAATGCAATTGTGGTTGGTAATTTCGCTTTTATCCTCACATGTGTGATTGTACTTACTGCAGGTACCACATTCGTAATGTGGCTGGGTGAACGGATTACAGACCGGGGAATCGGTAACGGTATTTCGATACTGATTATGATCGGGATTATCGCTGCACTGCCAACAGCTTTGATTAATGAGATATCAACAACTAATAATGCAATTATTATAATTGTTGAACTCGCTGGATTGATTCTTGTGATTGCATCCTGTGTGTTACTTACGCAGGGCACACGGAAAATTCCGGTTCAATATGCGAAAAGAGTGGTTGGCCGGAAAGTATATGGAGGTACAACACAATACCTTCCGCTGCGGGTGAATGCCGCTGGTGTGATGCCGATTATCTTTGCTCAATCAATCATGTTTATACCAAGTACAATCGGGACATTCTTTCCAGAGAATGAAACCGTTCAATGGATGACAGCATGGTCCGCTGATTTTACAGGGCTTACGTATTCGATAGTGTTTTTCATCATCTGTGTGTTCTTTACCTTCTTTTATACTGCGATCGCAGTGAATCCAAAAGAGATGGCGGATACAATGAAACGCCAGGGTGGATTTATACCCGGTGTGAGACCAGGGAAACAGACCGTTGAATTTATAGATAATATTCTGACGAAAATTACACTGCCGGGGTCACTATTTCTATCTTTTGTAGCCATTATGCCTGCCATAATCGCACAAATGGGTGTAACACCTGGCTTTGCACTCTTTTATGGTGGAACCAGTCTGCTTATTATCGTGGGTGTAGCCCTTGATACATTGCAGCAGATTGAAAGTCATTTGATGATGCGTCATTATGATGGTTTCATGAAATCAGGAAAAATTAAAGGAAGACGCAGGGCCTGATGATCTACCTGAAGAGTGAATCTGAAATTGATAAGATGCGTGAAGCTGCGCAACTTGTATCAAGAACACTCGGTGAGGTTGGTAAAGTTCTGGAACCCGGAGTTGAAACCGGGAAACTAGACAGGATCGCAGAAGAATACATTTTGAAACACGAGGCCCGACCCGCATTTAAGGGGTACGGTGGAAAGAAGAATCCATTTCCGGCCACATTGTGTATCTCTATAAACGAAGAAGTTGTTCATGGGATACCGGGGAAACGAGTATTGAAAGAAGGGGATGTTGTCTCTGTTGATTGTGGTGTAGAATTGAACGGTTTCTTTGGTGATCATGCTTATACTTTTATTGCCGGAGAAACTGATGAAAAGACCGTTGATCTGTTGCGTACCACGCTTCAATCACTCTATATAGGAATTGATGAAGCCGTACATGGCAACCGTATTGGTGATATAGGTTCTGCCATCCAAAACCATTGTGAAGATAAAGGGTTTGGGGTCGTTCGTGATCTGGTAGGTCATGGAATAGGAAAAAATATGCACGAGGAACCATCCGTTCCTAATTATGGTCGGCCGGGAAAGGGCGAACGATTGCGAACCGGTATGGGATTGGCTATTGAGCCGATGATAACTGCAGGTACCTGGAAAGTGAGTACATTAGACGATGGATGGACAATCGTTACTGCAGATGGATCGAATGCGGCTCATTTTGAGCATGATATTATAGTTCGTGAAGGAAAAGCTGAAATTCTCAGTACTTTTGATTATATTGCTGAGATCACAAAAAATAAAATTTTAGAAACTCATTAATGCGATGGCTAAACAAGAGCCGATTAAGCAGGACGGAAAAATTTTAGAAGCTTTACCAAATGCACAGTTCAAAGTTGAACTGGATAACGGTCATGAAATACTGGCTCATGTTTCTGGTAAAATGAGAATGTACTATATCAAAATTTTGCCCGGTGATCGTGTGCAGGTTGAAATGTCTCCATACGATCTTTCAAAAGGCAGAATTACATATCGTTATAAGTAATAATTGAAAAGAGGTTGTTCCGATGAAAACAAAATCATCAGTTAAAAAACGAAGTTCTGACGATAAAATCGTTAGAAGAAAAGGACGTATTTACGTTATCAATAAAAAGAATCCCCGCCATAAACAGCGTCAGGGATAATAACAGACTGAATTTATACCTATGGCACGAATTGCTGGAATCGATTTACCAAAACAAAAACGAGGAATCATCAGCCTAACCTATATCTTCGGTATAGGTGACACTGTTGCAGGGAAAATCCTGGATAAGGCTGGCATAGATCACGACAAAAAAGTGGTTGAATGGTCGGAGGATGAAGTAGCAAATCTTCGCCAGATCATTGAAGAAGATTACAAAGTTGAAGGTGCTCTCAGAACCGAGATTAATGCGAATATTCGCAGATTAATAGAAACTGGAAGCTATCGTGGAGTTCGTCATAGAAAAGGATTACCTGTACGTGGGCAGAGAACTCAGACAAACGCCCGCACCAGGAAAGGTAAACGACGTGCCGTAGCCGGTAAGAAAGCAGCGCCTAAAAAATAACATATTCTAAACTGTAATAATCATGGCAAAAAGACCAAGAAGATCTGCTGAAAAAGCGGGCGGAAAACGAAAGAAAAAGAAACAGATAAGCGATCCGAACGGAATGGCGTTCATTAAAGCCACATTTAATAATGTGCTTGTGAGTGTAACGGATTCCAACGGTAACGTTCTGTCATGGTCATCTTCCGGTAAAGAAGGTTTTAAGGGGTCAAGAAAAAATACACCCTATGCTGCGCAGGTCAGTGCAGAAACAGCGGCAACTGCTGCTCACGAAATGGGATTACGTAAAGTGGAAGTTTTTGTAAAAGGACCTGGTTCTGGCCGGGAAGCTGCAATTCGTGCGTTGGCAACAAGCGGCCTTGAAGTAACGTCTATTAAAGACAGAACTCCAATTCCGCATAATGGATGCCGCCCTCCCAAAAGAAGAAGAGTTTAATCATACATTTAGAATAAAATGGCAAGATACAGAGGACCAAAACAGAAGATAGCAAGGCGTTTTCGTGAGCCGATTTTCGGCCCCAGCAGCGCATTAGAACGCAAGCCGTATGGACCAGGTCAGCATGGCAGAAGCAGATACTCAAGAAAATCAGAGTATGCCGTACAGCTTGATGAAAAACAGAAAGCAAAATACACCTACGGAATGTTGGAAAAACAATTCCGGAATCTCTATGAGAGAGCAAACGCCAAAGAAGGCGTTACCGGTGAGTTGCTACTTCAATATCTTGAAGCCAGGCTTGACAATGTTGTGTATCGCCTCGGGTTTGCTCAAACAAGACGACAGGCACGTCAGTTTGTAAGCCACAAACATATTGTGGTAAACGGGCAAATTCTGAATATTCCATCGTATCACGTTA is a window encoding:
- the secY gene encoding preprotein translocase subunit SecY, whose translation is MSTLDSFRNIFKIEDLRNRILYVVGVLMVYRIGSYVTMPGVDASELTMQQGDASSLMGLFDLFVGGAFSRAGVFALGIMPYITAAIIIQLMGAAVPYFQKLQREGEEGRRKINRLTRYGTVGITAVQAIGFGINLIATSPNAIVVGNFAFILTCVIVLTAGTTFVMWLGERITDRGIGNGISILIMIGIIAALPTALINEISTTNNAIIIIVELAGLILVIASCVLLTQGTRKIPVQYAKRVVGRKVYGGTTQYLPLRVNAAGVMPIIFAQSIMFIPSTIGTFFPENETVQWMTAWSADFTGLTYSIVFFIICVFFTFFYTAIAVNPKEMADTMKRQGGFIPGVRPGKQTVEFIDNILTKITLPGSLFLSFVAIMPAIIAQMGVTPGFALFYGGTSLLIIVGVALDTLQQIESHLMMRHYDGFMKSGKIKGRRRA
- the infA gene encoding translation initiation factor IF-1 encodes the protein MAKQEPIKQDGKILEALPNAQFKVELDNGHEILAHVSGKMRMYYIKILPGDRVQVEMSPYDLSKGRITYRYK
- the rpsE gene encoding 30S ribosomal protein S5, with the translated sequence MPKIRRKHNIPAGNLNLEEKLVHINRVSKVVKGGRRFSFNAIVVVGNGDGVVGHGLGKANEVADAIQKGFDNAKKNLIKVSMTKTGSIHHPIVGKAGAGKVLLRPASEGTGVIAGGAVKALLDVAGVQNILSKSLRSSNPHNMVKAAFEALRNASDPVEVAQRRGVSVSKVFKG
- the rpsK gene encoding 30S ribosomal protein S11; amino-acid sequence: MAKRPRRSAEKAGGKRKKKKQISDPNGMAFIKATFNNVLVSVTDSNGNVLSWSSSGKEGFKGSRKNTPYAAQVSAETAATAAHEMGLRKVEVFVKGPGSGREAAIRALATSGLEVTSIKDRTPIPHNGCRPPKRRRV
- the rplO gene encoding 50S ribosomal protein L15 — encoded protein: MKLHNLKAPASHKKRKRVGRGQGSGTGEQSGRGHNGQKSRSGSKVKAWFEGGQMPLQRRIPKFGFTNPFRTEYQALNVQRISEFIEAGKLGETITISDLVDAGLADDKQRIKLLGSGEIDSKISIEVHACSGSAREKVESAGGSVNVIE
- the map gene encoding type I methionyl aminopeptidase — translated: MIYLKSESEIDKMREAAQLVSRTLGEVGKVLEPGVETGKLDRIAEEYILKHEARPAFKGYGGKKNPFPATLCISINEEVVHGIPGKRVLKEGDVVSVDCGVELNGFFGDHAYTFIAGETDEKTVDLLRTTLQSLYIGIDEAVHGNRIGDIGSAIQNHCEDKGFGVVRDLVGHGIGKNMHEEPSVPNYGRPGKGERLRTGMGLAIEPMITAGTWKVSTLDDGWTIVTADGSNAAHFEHDIIVREGKAEILSTFDYIAEITKNKILETH
- the rpmJ gene encoding 50S ribosomal protein L36; its protein translation is MKTKSSVKKRSSDDKIVRRKGRIYVINKKNPRHKQRQG
- the rpsN gene encoding 30S ribosomal protein S14, whose translation is MAKKSWIARNEKRKRTVEKYAEKRRELKEAGDYEALQKLPRDASPTRVRNRCNLTGRSRGYIREYGVSRIKFRELALNGKIPGIRKASW
- the rpsD gene encoding 30S ribosomal protein S4 produces the protein MARYRGPKQKIARRFREPIFGPSSALERKPYGPGQHGRSRYSRKSEYAVQLDEKQKAKYTYGMLEKQFRNLYERANAKEGVTGELLLQYLEARLDNVVYRLGFAQTRRQARQFVSHKHIVVNGQILNIPSYHVKPGDIITIRPKSRDMELITESISNSSPGKYKWLEIDKKSMTGKYLNDPAKDEIPENINTQLIIELYSK
- the rpsM gene encoding 30S ribosomal protein S13, with translation MARIAGIDLPKQKRGIISLTYIFGIGDTVAGKILDKAGIDHDKKVVEWSEDEVANLRQIIEEDYKVEGALRTEINANIRRLIETGSYRGVRHRKGLPVRGQRTQTNARTRKGKRRAVAGKKAAPKK
- the rplR gene encoding 50S ribosomal protein L18, encoding MKKNRIKTERRNKIRRRIRSTITGTAERPRLAVFKSSKHIYLQLINDRENVTITSVSSTTADLRSELADKSKVEAAHLIGQEIAKAAIDMGIKKVVFDRGGYKYHGVVKSAADGAREGGLDL
- the rpsH gene encoding 30S ribosomal protein S8, translating into MQSDPVSDYLTRLRNAQQAGHRRVDVPASKLKRAMTKILVDKGYVNKYIDITDNKQGVLRLFLKYDAYGQPVIKKLIRVSKPGLRKYVSADDIPQSYNGLGIVILSTSNGVMTDKEARKLKIGGEILCSIY
- the rplF gene encoding 50S ribosomal protein L6, which codes for MSRIGKQPVALASNIEFTIGADNTITVKGEKGTGTIRIHPDITVEKTENEIIVKRPSDSKEHKSLHGLYRSLINNMVEGVANGYKKTLEIIGVGYRASFTNGVLELNLGFSHPIYFVPPEGIDIEVDTKTKKNPMLIISGVNKEMVGQVAAKIRSMRKPEPYKGKGIRYTDEYVRRKAGKSATK